The nucleotide sequence AGAACATGCTCTTCAGCAAGAGATAACAACTATACTTGGAGGGCAATCACTTTTGAAGAGAACACTGGAGCAGCTCAATGAACAGATGAGACGTTTGCGAGCTACTCGGTACCTTCTCGACCGAGATCTTCAATATAAACAGGCAGCAATTGATTTGGATGCTGGCTCACTTTCCCTAAAGCCAACGGATCTTTGTTTGTCAGTGTATGAAGGCTACGCTAATTTGGATCCGGCAAATATTTCCGCTGAAGAATACAACGCTTATTCTGCAAACAATATTAAACTTGCAGCTAGGGAAGTAACTAGCGCCCGTCCTATTCGTATGTTTGTTGATACCTTACTCAAACAGGTAATCGATGACTTATGGGTTGCTTATAAGAAATGCAACCACGCATTTAATGAAAGAATAATTGAGACGAAAATTGCGAAAGCAAAGCTTGAAGATATGCATCGTGAAACTACGCAAAAGATCGCTGATATGCAGAATAACATATTGGAGTTGCAGAAAGCCTTGGCCCAGAAGGAGGGTAACGTGGGCCTAGCTCATGTCAGGCTTGGAAGAAGAGCTCAACGGGTTGGTGCTGAGTTGGTTCGTGATCCGCCAGGCCAGGCTTTGtattatgaatgtgaaatGCTCCGCCATAGCGTTGAGCAACTTCAGCAAATGCTTCAAGAGGCGACATCATCACTCCGTTACCTTTTGCAAACCCAGATTCAGTTAGAAGAAGacataaatgttaaaatgaaCACACTGAAGATTGACGAAGTCGACTGTATGACTTTGAGAGAAACTATGGACTATCACGCGTATTAATGagcaacaataataaaatgtagaattttatgtttgggcattgatattatatttgacTCACATcttttttagtaaatttattgattcattctttataattaatatgattTCCAATatatcgttttattttattctcataCTTATATGGCATCCTTAGCTGAGCCTTTGAAGCCTGAGTCTGCTACACAAATCACCATCAGATACAATGGAATAATCAATACTATCATAATTAAACAtcattgatttaattttacaatcagCGTATTCTAGGCGTAGGCCTTCTTCAGCATTGTGGGTCTGGGAAACTTCAAACTGGCTGGCATCAAGAGCTACAGCTTCTTCTGGGGTACCGTAATGGTTGGCTCTACTATGCTATTAAACGAGCAATATGTATTTGAACCCATTTCAGTGCTGGTCAGGTGATCAGCGTGTTCATTATCCCGTCGGCGTTGTAGGTTCGATTTCCAACTATGAGTATagatttttgtgttttttattgacTAGAAAAACGAAATACTTACTTGTTTAACTAAGTATTGATTCAATATCTTTACCGCCAGCGTTTTCGAGGCGTCCCAGTCCCTCTTCTGGGCCTCCTTCGGCATGGTGGGCCTGGAGAACTTCGAGCTGGCCGGCATCAAGAGCTACACCCGCTTCTGGGGCCTACTCATGTTCGGCTCATACTCTGTGATCAACGTCATTGTCTTGCTGAATCTACTCATCGCTATGATGTCCAATTCTTACGCTATGATTGATGTaagtttttgaaaatgaattattCTACTGTAATTTGACTTCAATGCGAATCTAAAGTAATTTCtgcatttttttctcttaGGAACATTCCGATGTGGAATGGAAGTTCGCCAGGACTCGTCTCTGGATGAGCTACTTCGAGGAGAGTGCCACTTTGCCTCCCCCATTTAACATTATGCCGACGCCCAAGCTGCTCCTCAAGGTCTTGAGGAAGAAGGATAAAACTAGCAACGAGAAATCCGAAGTGagtaatttacttattttacttcttctttctcctggctttagtcccagttgcatcctcaccactctgaagatgatgcctttgaccatgaatccttgattgggtgagtcagctTTTTACCGAAGggactcccatctgatctccgcaacctttgcaggagaccCTGACTCGTATTGGATGGATCatgttacacatccagttgcctgaatgtgcaggtttcctcacgaaagtgggattcgaaccttcgtgcctttctgcgcaacacgaattatatatttatttattttacttcgtTAAGAAAGGACTTTTAGGAATACCCGCGGGACTGGGAGATAAAGggatttgatttgattcgGCAGAGCCGCGCTTGGGCGCTGTCTAGTTATCATTATATTCgtattttaacaatataagCATTTGTCCGCAATGTTGTacactataaaataaagtgagtaaatatgtacttttttaataatatcttgaCGATTAGCTTTTGTCCTGTTCTTCCCGTTCACGTGAGAATATGCGTATTCACTTAGTCGCCAttaacgacatctatgggaaacaTTACGAGGGGTCCTTTTTTAAAGGCGGTTTTTCTAAACCACAcggaatttaataaatagttactATCTATTCCTTCCGTCTGAAGACAGGCGCCATTACaaataagcatttttttttaatttgtttttacatcaTTTCTGTGATATTACCCAGTCAATTAACGTATGTGTTGGTAACACAATGCAAAGCCATCATACGCAGGATGCCGAGCAAAACAGGAAATTATTTCAGTCACTACacaagaattaaataaaatgtaaacttGGAAACATGTGGAAATTACACACTTAATAATATTGAGCATGAACTAGTGGATAAAGTTCCTTGTCCTTTAGTTGCTTTCTACGTCATCCatcaaaattgtaattatgaaggttgtaacaaacatacctacctaaagGTATTATTGCAAAACAGTACGAAAAGTGTGCCtgcatttaaattgaaaatatataagtattataatatacatacataatccaTCCCGTGAGTAGGTCCGTAGATTAGTCTGTACAAACCAAACAGACATAGGTATACTATCGCTttagagccgtgtggttcccggcaccaatacaaaaacagaataggaccactccatcacgtTCCCATAAacgtcgtaaaaagcgacttaaagattggtttataaacttagaattcctcttttaagtgatgggttagtaacctgtcattatttgaatctcaattctatcatttagccaagcagctgaacgtggcctatcagtcttttcaagattgttggctctgtctactactagcaagggatatagacgtgattttatgttatgtatgttgaaattaaaatatttttaaggtttaCAATTACGTATGTGGGCGTAACAAAAGTATACAAGGAAACTCTTTGTCAAGATAAAGGAATATAGTCGCgtttgttaattataaaattaattttgtttttaaacacaaCTCATTGAATAACCCCTGTGGTTTCAAAGAGGCCCATAATTTATCGTTTTTTTGacatgttaattaaatttcgtatagaaat is from Amyelois transitella isolate CPQ chromosome 21, ilAmyTran1.1, whole genome shotgun sequence and encodes:
- the LOC106136626 gene encoding tektin-1, which gives rise to MGEEQFGVRHVIGAPIATTRLAEQALVCIPPRAAKFTLAEWKLSNDQRCRNTEDQQQLADRVLGESDRIRKETGERSDIMKATVDRRLEERIGDVEFNKNELQIQRREICIELEALGVYKTRLLDCLASLQSNALTICRKCLMLRDGRIGIDLVVDEAEHALQQEITTILGGQSLLKRTLEQLNEQMRRLRATRYLLDRDLQYKQAAIDLDAGSLSLKPTDLCLSVYEGYANLDPANISAEEYNAYSANNIKLAAREVTSARPIRMFVDTLLKQVIDDLWVAYKKCNHAFNERIIETKIAKAKLEDMHRETTQKIADMQNNILELQKALAQKEGNVGLAHVRLGRRAQRVGAELVRDPPGQALYYECEMLRHSVEQLQQMLQEATSSLRYLLQTQIQLEEDINVKMNTLKIDEVDCMTLRETMDYHAY